In Numida meleagris isolate 19003 breed g44 Domestic line chromosome 3, NumMel1.0, whole genome shotgun sequence, the following are encoded in one genomic region:
- the CENPW gene encoding centromere protein W: MLGRWEVRHGGCAPAPRRRIRTAAGSAGPCHGSRSRRKKRRRMRRTAPRGTLRKIIKKHKPHLRLAANTDLLVHLSFLLFLHRLAEEARTNAFENKSKVIKPEHTIAAAKVILKKSRG; this comes from the exons ATGCTCGGCCGTTGGGAAGTGCGTCACGGCGGGTGTGCGCCTGCGCCGAGGCGGCGGATTCGAACGGCGGCGGGCAGTGCTGGACCCTGTCacggcagcaggagcaggaggaagaagaggaggaggatgaggcGTACGGCGCCCCGCGGCACTTTGCGGAAGATCATAAAGAAGCACAAGCCTCACTTACGCCTGGCGGCCAACACCGACCTGCTG gtacATTTGAGCTTCTTGTTGTTTCTCCATCGGCTAGCAGAAGAAGCCAGGACAAATGCTTTTGAGAACAAAAGTAAAGTAATTAAACCTGAGCATACTATAGCTGCAGCAAAG gttattttaaagaaaagcagaggctag